From Verrucomicrobiales bacterium, a single genomic window includes:
- a CDS encoding PEP-CTERM sorting domain-containing protein, translating into MKLVSFLKNSLSTFALCLVAQAAQAQHGHLEVGAAGQNQNDKLVWENGAAFASDSGYVKELLPSDPAGRYAGYYDGGITVVANGSTEGGAALGAFVRALVVSVVGPVGGSFGFWENPEEGGSTTPTFVVPSGTSNGTFGFDLSDASAGAGLPGKDAAGHLHGRRFTVDVAGEYLVGFKAIDTSKNGVGGGAIQADSDILYIKFATVPEPGTLALGALGLGSLCLLRSRRSVR; encoded by the coding sequence ATGAAACTTGTTTCGTTCCTAAAAAACTCCTTGAGCACCTTCGCTCTGTGCCTGGTCGCACAGGCGGCTCAAGCTCAACACGGCCATCTCGAAGTCGGGGCCGCCGGCCAAAACCAGAACGACAAACTGGTCTGGGAAAACGGTGCGGCCTTCGCCTCGGATTCCGGATACGTCAAAGAGCTGCTGCCCAGCGATCCAGCTGGACGGTACGCAGGCTACTACGACGGAGGCATCACGGTCGTGGCCAACGGAAGCACGGAGGGCGGAGCCGCTCTCGGCGCGTTCGTGCGGGCCTTGGTCGTGTCGGTGGTCGGCCCCGTCGGCGGTTCGTTCGGGTTCTGGGAGAATCCAGAGGAAGGCGGCAGCACGACGCCCACCTTTGTGGTTCCTTCGGGCACCTCCAACGGCACCTTTGGCTTCGATCTGAGCGATGCCTCCGCCGGTGCCGGGCTTCCGGGCAAGGACGCTGCGGGCCACCTCCACGGCCGTCGCTTCACGGTGGATGTGGCGGGTGAATACCTGGTTGGATTCAAAGCCATCGATACCTCCAAGAACGGTGTCGGCGGTGGAGCGATCCAGGCAGATTCCGACATCCTCTACATCAAGTTCGCGACCGTTCCCGAGCCTGGCACCCTGGCCTTGGGCGCCCTCGGCCTGGGAAGCCTCTGCCTGTTGAGGTCGCGTCGCTCGGTTCGCTAA
- a CDS encoding CotH kinase family protein has translation MRRILVSLVKWVSCSLMCLLPAEGATLFSTNAAWKYFKGTAEASTPREAWHRLDFNDSAWAQGPAPLFYGDPLSGTELSDMRGLYTSVFLRRLFQVQGAAGISQLDLDVYVDDGCLIWINGTLLTRENVPDGDLTFNRTASSAVNEGTLPFRRSFTVPSPSSYLREGTNLMTVLAFNASLNDSSDFQFSAALRTAVADVIAPAVSSKSPPPGTVSGLGEITVVFTEPVFGVQAEDLLINGSPASAVTGGDNTYTFSFTARKSGTVNVTWAAAHGITDLAQPPNAFIATATGSTWAYQIQDITPPRTDAVLPIPGTLIRRLTSIEIQFDEPVSGVDAGDLLVNGLPASQLTALSPTDYLFALPGFPDGSVQVRWKDTHGIRDLAATPNEFSGGSWSYTLDSTAALSDIVLNEFLAVNAKGLRDEDGDASDWIEIYNAGTTPVDLFGFALTDDPENLAKWKFPHLTLNANSYLVVYADEKDRVNPTAPLHTNFKLERNGEYLALVHPDRVTIATQFRPQYPAQREDISYGLDPTTRLDPVLFATPTPGARNSVRGDGFTADVIFSHPGGTFRTPFLLSLSTSDPLARIHYTIDGTLPTTNSVRYTDPISVSTKRRVRARAFAPGKIPSPARSEFYLPIASTAATASSDIPIVVIDTFGSAVPNDGDLPAFMAVFEPGANGRTSLTNLPVLTTRIAMDKRGSSTLGNAKANYNVEAWDELNADKDIELLGLPPESDFVFHAPFFFDPSLIHNPLAFEVSDQMGRYAPRYRFAEVYVNTGTGSLDSSHYVGVYNILEKVKRSDKRVNIARLDAVDNQLPALTGGYIFKVDRTDPGDAGFNAGGQQAAYFEPKEVELRTPQRAPQRDYLTQYLNRFASALNSASYTNPLTGYAAYIDVPAWIDHHLINVMTFNVDALRLSTFMHKDRGGLLVAGPVWDFDRAIGSTDGRDSDPRIWSSGGGTDFFGFATQAWWGRLFQDPDFWQRWIDRWQELRPNTLSVTNLNRIIDTLNAKVVEASVRDLARWQQGKRGGNQAGEIAFLKNWLSRRLNFIDTNLLARPTLGRLAGEALPGTSLTLTGPSGARVYYTTNGTDPRLPGGGVSPAALVYSAPLTINGVLDIRARCFNAAHRNLTGSGNPQISSSWSGLTSARYTTFRIVRPGDLALTEIHYHPLAPSAAELIQNGSWTASSFEFLELKNISAQTVDLHGARFTKGIDFNFSTSSIILLPAGSTLVLAADTEAFTARYGTALKPAGIFRDSLDDSGETLRLENALNQELFEFNYQDGWHPVTDGLGYSLVIRSETTLENAWDSAASWRPSAAIQGSPGSVDGEPPAIPTVLINEALTHTDLPQLDAIELYNPTAGSVSIGRWYLSDDRNDPRKFQIPAGRTLQPLGYAVFDESDFNAAAAGDRGFRLSALGDQIWLFAADDAGVILPYSHGFDFGASFNGVSFGRHVTSTDREEFPSQRITTLGAANSGPRIGPILITEVMYHPPDLVVGTNRLDDTLSEFIELQNPGATPVSLFDPAYPTNTWRLRDAVSYEFPTGTTIPARGFALLVGFDPATNAAALASFRAKYSPPTTVPIFGPYEGKLDNSSDSVELVAPDEPVLPPDINQGNVPRILIDKVRYSQSSPWPTNADGGGASLQRRSPAAYGNDPANWYTTTHTAGRPSDLVSADSDADGMPDAYEDFYGFDRANPGDAGLDADGDGLTNQSEFIAGTHPREATSRLRLESVELSTDGSQVRIRFQAVADRSYSVYRKTSLAGGGWEKVLDVPAAAADRALTLTDPDPVSSGERYYRLTTPAQP, from the coding sequence CACTCTGCTCACCCGTGAGAATGTGCCGGATGGCGACCTGACATTTAATAGAACCGCCAGCAGCGCGGTCAACGAGGGCACGCTACCTTTCCGACGCTCATTCACCGTCCCCTCCCCTTCGAGTTACCTGCGCGAAGGAACCAATCTAATGACAGTGCTCGCCTTCAACGCCTCGTTGAACGACAGCAGTGACTTCCAGTTCAGCGCCGCGCTGCGCACCGCAGTGGCCGACGTGATCGCACCCGCTGTCTCGTCCAAATCTCCACCGCCAGGCACGGTCTCCGGATTGGGCGAGATCACCGTCGTCTTCACTGAGCCCGTCTTCGGTGTCCAAGCGGAAGACCTCTTGATCAACGGCTCACCAGCATCCGCCGTCACCGGCGGAGACAACACCTACACCTTCTCCTTCACGGCGAGAAAGTCCGGCACCGTCAACGTGACTTGGGCCGCGGCTCACGGGATTACCGACCTCGCTCAGCCCCCTAACGCATTTATCGCTACCGCGACCGGTTCTACCTGGGCCTACCAGATCCAGGATATCACCCCTCCGCGCACCGATGCCGTGCTGCCCATTCCCGGCACACTGATCCGAAGGCTCACCAGCATCGAAATTCAGTTCGATGAACCGGTCTCCGGGGTCGATGCCGGGGATTTGCTCGTCAATGGCCTGCCCGCATCGCAGCTCACCGCTCTGTCCCCAACCGACTACCTCTTCGCCCTCCCGGGGTTCCCGGATGGCTCCGTCCAAGTCCGCTGGAAGGATACTCATGGAATCCGGGATCTGGCAGCCACGCCCAATGAGTTCTCGGGTGGTTCCTGGAGTTACACCCTGGACTCGACAGCCGCGCTGTCGGATATCGTGCTCAACGAGTTTCTCGCGGTAAACGCGAAGGGGCTTCGAGATGAGGACGGGGACGCCTCCGACTGGATTGAGATTTATAACGCAGGCACCACCCCCGTGGATCTCTTTGGCTTTGCCCTGACCGACGACCCGGAAAATTTGGCCAAATGGAAGTTTCCGCACCTCACTCTCAATGCAAACTCCTACCTGGTGGTCTACGCCGATGAGAAGGATCGGGTCAACCCGACCGCCCCCCTTCACACCAATTTCAAGCTCGAGCGGAACGGAGAGTACCTGGCTTTGGTGCATCCGGATCGAGTCACGATTGCCACCCAGTTCCGGCCTCAGTATCCGGCGCAGCGCGAGGATATCAGCTATGGGCTGGATCCCACGACGCGGCTAGATCCGGTGCTCTTCGCCACCCCCACACCGGGAGCACGCAATTCCGTGCGCGGCGACGGTTTCACCGCCGATGTGATTTTCTCCCATCCCGGGGGCACCTTCAGAACCCCGTTTTTGCTCAGCCTCAGCACCAGCGATCCGCTGGCGCGAATTCATTACACGATCGATGGCACCCTGCCCACCACCAACTCGGTGAGATACACCGACCCGATCTCGGTGAGCACCAAACGGCGCGTCCGAGCCCGGGCCTTCGCCCCCGGGAAAATCCCAAGTCCGGCCAGGTCGGAGTTCTATTTGCCGATCGCCTCCACGGCCGCCACCGCCAGCTCCGATATCCCCATCGTGGTGATCGACACATTTGGGTCAGCGGTTCCCAACGACGGAGACCTGCCGGCGTTCATGGCCGTTTTTGAACCGGGAGCCAACGGGCGCACGTCCCTGACCAATCTGCCCGTGCTCACGACACGGATCGCCATGGATAAACGAGGCTCCAGCACCCTCGGCAACGCGAAGGCCAACTACAACGTGGAGGCCTGGGACGAGCTCAACGCGGACAAAGATATCGAGCTGCTCGGGTTACCCCCTGAGTCGGATTTCGTCTTCCACGCCCCGTTCTTCTTCGATCCTTCGCTCATCCACAACCCGCTAGCCTTCGAGGTGAGCGACCAGATGGGACGTTACGCTCCGCGCTATCGATTCGCGGAGGTCTACGTCAACACCGGCACCGGCTCCCTGGACTCCAGTCACTACGTCGGCGTATACAACATCCTTGAAAAAGTGAAACGCAGCGACAAGCGGGTAAACATCGCCCGGCTCGATGCCGTGGACAACCAGCTTCCTGCGCTGACGGGCGGCTATATCTTCAAGGTCGATCGCACTGACCCAGGCGATGCGGGATTCAATGCGGGAGGCCAGCAAGCGGCCTACTTTGAGCCCAAGGAAGTCGAGTTGCGCACGCCCCAACGCGCTCCCCAGCGCGACTACCTGACGCAGTACCTCAACCGCTTTGCGTCCGCCCTGAACAGCGCCAGCTACACCAACCCCCTCACGGGCTATGCCGCCTACATCGACGTTCCCGCTTGGATCGATCATCACCTCATCAACGTGATGACCTTCAATGTCGATGCACTCCGGCTCAGCACATTCATGCACAAGGACCGCGGCGGACTTTTGGTAGCCGGGCCGGTGTGGGATTTCGACCGGGCCATCGGTTCCACGGACGGACGCGACAGTGACCCGCGCATTTGGAGTTCCGGCGGCGGCACCGACTTCTTCGGCTTCGCCACCCAGGCCTGGTGGGGGCGATTATTTCAGGACCCCGACTTCTGGCAGCGCTGGATCGATCGCTGGCAGGAGCTGCGCCCGAATACCCTCAGCGTCACCAATCTCAACCGCATCATCGACACCCTGAACGCAAAGGTCGTAGAGGCCTCCGTGCGCGATCTCGCGCGCTGGCAGCAGGGCAAGCGCGGTGGAAATCAAGCCGGCGAAATCGCCTTTCTCAAAAACTGGTTGAGCCGCCGACTGAACTTCATCGACACCAACCTACTGGCCAGACCAACGCTCGGGCGACTCGCGGGCGAGGCGCTTCCAGGAACATCCCTCACCCTCACGGGACCTTCCGGGGCACGCGTCTATTACACGACCAATGGAACCGACCCGCGCCTCCCCGGAGGAGGAGTCTCACCAGCCGCCCTGGTGTACAGCGCTCCGCTCACCATTAATGGAGTGCTGGATATACGAGCACGATGCTTCAACGCGGCCCATCGGAACCTGACCGGCTCGGGAAACCCGCAGATCAGCAGTTCTTGGTCCGGCCTGACCAGTGCGCGCTACACCACCTTCCGGATTGTCCGTCCAGGTGATCTGGCCCTCACGGAGATCCATTACCACCCGCTCGCTCCGTCGGCTGCCGAGCTCATCCAAAATGGCAGCTGGACAGCCTCCAGTTTCGAGTTTCTGGAACTGAAGAACATCTCCGCCCAGACCGTCGATCTGCATGGCGCACGATTCACCAAGGGGATCGATTTCAACTTCAGCACGAGCTCGATCATTCTCCTCCCAGCCGGGTCGACGCTGGTGCTCGCGGCCGATACGGAGGCGTTCACCGCGCGATACGGAACCGCCCTTAAGCCTGCTGGAATCTTCCGTGATTCGCTCGATGATTCCGGAGAGACCCTGCGACTTGAGAATGCGCTGAATCAGGAGCTGTTCGAGTTCAACTACCAGGATGGCTGGCACCCCGTCACCGATGGGCTGGGTTACTCTCTGGTGATTCGTTCGGAAACCACCTTGGAGAACGCCTGGGACAGCGCTGCCTCCTGGCGTCCGAGCGCAGCCATCCAAGGTTCACCTGGCTCCGTCGATGGCGAGCCGCCAGCGATACCCACCGTGCTGATCAACGAGGCCCTCACCCATACGGATCTACCGCAGCTGGACGCCATCGAACTCTACAATCCGACCGCTGGATCGGTGTCCATCGGACGATGGTATCTCAGCGATGACCGCAACGATCCACGGAAGTTTCAGATACCCGCCGGGCGGACTCTTCAACCGCTTGGCTACGCCGTCTTCGATGAATCAGATTTCAACGCGGCGGCCGCAGGAGACCGGGGCTTCCGCCTGAGCGCGCTCGGCGATCAGATCTGGCTGTTTGCCGCCGATGACGCCGGGGTGATCCTCCCATACTCGCACGGATTCGATTTTGGTGCGTCCTTCAACGGGGTTAGTTTTGGCCGGCATGTCACCAGCACCGACCGGGAAGAGTTCCCCTCCCAAAGGATCACCACTCTGGGCGCGGCGAACTCAGGACCAAGGATCGGTCCGATTCTCATCACCGAGGTGATGTATCATCCGCCCGACCTGGTGGTCGGCACCAACCGTCTCGACGACACCCTCAGCGAGTTCATCGAGCTTCAGAACCCAGGCGCTACGCCGGTAAGTCTCTTTGACCCAGCCTATCCCACCAACACGTGGAGATTGCGCGATGCCGTGAGCTACGAGTTCCCAACCGGCACCACGATCCCTGCTCGGGGCTTCGCCTTGCTCGTCGGGTTTGACCCCGCCACGAATGCCGCGGCGCTGGCCTCGTTTCGGGCCAAGTATTCCCCACCCACGACGGTTCCGATCTTCGGCCCTTACGAGGGCAAGCTAGACAACTCGAGCGACAGCGTGGAACTGGTGGCTCCAGACGAGCCCGTGCTTCCGCCGGATATCAACCAGGGGAACGTGCCCCGGATCCTGATCGACAAGGTTAGGTATTCCCAGAGCTCTCCCTGGCCCACCAATGCGGACGGAGGGGGCGCATCGCTGCAGCGCCGAAGCCCCGCGGCCTATGGCAACGATCCGGCCAACTGGTATACCACCACGCACACCGCCGGCCGTCCCTCGGATCTTGTTTCCGCCGACAGTGATGCCGATGGGATGCCGGACGCTTATGAGGACTTCTATGGTTTCGACCGAGCGAATCCTGGTGACGCTGGTTTGGATGCCGATGGCGACGGCCTCACGAACCAGTCGGAGTTCATCGCGGGCACCCATCCAAGGGAAGCAACCAGCCGATTGCGTCTGGAGAGTGTGGAGCTGAGCACTGACGGTTCCCAAGTGCGGATCCGTTTCCAGGCGGTCGCGGACCGATCCTACTCAGTCTACCGCAAGACGTCGCTCGCCGGAGGCGGCTGGGAGAAGGTCCTGGACGTGCCGGCCGCGGCCGCCGATCGGGCATTGACGCTGACCGATCCGGACCCCGTGTCATCAGGTGAACGCTATTACCGGCTCACGACTCCCGCGCAGCCCTAA